One Alkalicoccus halolimnae DNA segment encodes these proteins:
- the pheT gene encoding phenylalanine--tRNA ligase subunit beta, with protein MLISYQWLNEYVDIADLSPEEVAEKLTLHGVEVDAVKHLGEDVEMLTVGKVLECVPHPDADKLKICHVDVGEDKPVQIVCGAKNVTEGQFVAVARVGGRLPGGMKIKQAKLRGQTSEGMICSLQELGFEGKVVPKKYSEGIFVFPEEMVPGMDAKEPLGLLDTVLELDLTPNRSDCLSVLGAAYEIAAVLGREVHAPEPAVVPVKEKATDYIEVNVDAADVNPYYGATVIRGVNIGESPLWLQTALMASGIRPLNNVVDITNYVLLEYGQPLHSFDYDRFGSKEVRVRRAADGEKMVTLDGAERTLSNSHLVITNGQEPVALAGVMGGGTSEVEENSVNLLLEAAYFDPAVVRQAQRELGIRSDSSIRFEKGVDPNGVEEAGKRAASLIQQLAGGEVLSYTVAYDELDRSEKEIDISLDRINRSLGTSLSTEDVTAIFNRLQFSAKEKDGTFTVKVPTRRQDIKIEADIVEEVARLYGYANIPVTLPNTPSTQGGLSEEQKKKRKIRRFLESAGLHEAVSYSLTTKEKEAAFSEEGSRRVDVSLPMSEDRSSLRTTLLPHLLDALSHNKNRSLYNVSLYEIGSVFHTEEQEVTVQPQEKTHAAGVFMGLWEEHAWQGEKKASDFFVAKGVVEGLLAELNVEAAFVKAEKPGLHPGRTAAVIIQGETIGYIGQLHPHTAKQWSLPKTFVFELNLMPLLDRKEEVVRYQPIPRYPAVDRDIALVVDQEVSASKLEEVIKETGGRLLVRTKLFDLYEGENVLPGKKSLAFSLRYLDPEKTLTEEEVAVVHQKVLDALEEKTGAVLRA; from the coding sequence TTGTTAATTTCTTATCAATGGCTGAATGAATATGTAGATATAGCAGATTTAAGCCCGGAGGAAGTCGCAGAAAAACTGACGCTTCACGGAGTGGAAGTGGATGCGGTAAAACATCTCGGGGAAGATGTTGAAATGCTCACTGTCGGGAAAGTGCTGGAATGTGTTCCACACCCTGACGCCGATAAACTTAAGATCTGTCACGTCGATGTTGGAGAAGACAAGCCTGTTCAGATCGTCTGCGGCGCTAAAAATGTTACTGAAGGCCAGTTTGTGGCAGTAGCACGAGTCGGAGGAAGACTGCCGGGCGGCATGAAAATTAAGCAGGCAAAACTGCGCGGACAGACATCGGAAGGGATGATCTGCTCCCTTCAGGAACTAGGTTTCGAAGGGAAAGTCGTACCTAAAAAATACAGCGAAGGCATCTTTGTTTTTCCGGAAGAAATGGTTCCTGGAATGGACGCAAAAGAACCGCTTGGACTTCTGGATACCGTGCTGGAACTCGATCTCACGCCGAATCGTTCGGATTGTCTGAGCGTGCTCGGAGCTGCTTACGAAATTGCAGCCGTTCTTGGCCGGGAAGTGCACGCTCCGGAACCGGCCGTCGTACCGGTAAAGGAAAAAGCCACTGATTATATCGAAGTAAACGTAGATGCTGCAGATGTTAATCCTTACTATGGTGCTACCGTGATCCGCGGCGTCAACATCGGAGAGTCGCCTCTATGGCTGCAGACAGCACTGATGGCTTCCGGGATCAGGCCTCTTAATAACGTCGTCGATATTACAAACTATGTGCTGCTTGAATACGGACAGCCGCTTCACTCATTCGACTATGATCGATTCGGTTCTAAGGAAGTACGAGTTAGACGAGCGGCAGACGGCGAGAAAATGGTGACGCTGGACGGAGCAGAACGAACGTTGTCAAACAGCCACCTCGTCATTACGAACGGTCAGGAGCCGGTCGCTCTCGCAGGGGTGATGGGCGGAGGAACATCGGAAGTGGAAGAAAACAGTGTCAATCTTCTCCTTGAAGCCGCCTATTTTGATCCGGCTGTCGTCCGTCAGGCCCAGCGTGAACTTGGTATCCGCAGCGATTCCAGTATACGTTTTGAGAAAGGCGTCGATCCAAATGGCGTAGAAGAAGCCGGGAAAAGAGCAGCTTCCTTAATTCAGCAGCTGGCAGGAGGAGAAGTACTTTCTTATACAGTCGCATACGATGAGCTGGATCGCAGTGAAAAAGAAATAGACATTTCTTTAGACCGGATCAACCGCTCCCTCGGCACGTCTCTTTCCACAGAAGATGTTACGGCCATTTTTAACAGGCTGCAGTTTTCTGCAAAAGAAAAGGACGGAACGTTTACGGTGAAAGTTCCGACACGCCGCCAGGACATTAAAATTGAAGCGGACATCGTTGAAGAAGTCGCCCGCCTTTATGGGTATGCGAATATTCCGGTTACGCTGCCGAATACTCCGTCTACACAGGGGGGACTTTCCGAAGAACAGAAGAAAAAACGAAAAATCCGCCGTTTTCTCGAGTCCGCTGGTCTTCACGAAGCAGTCAGCTATTCTCTGACGACAAAAGAAAAAGAAGCAGCTTTCTCTGAAGAAGGTTCCCGGAGGGTGGATGTGTCGCTTCCGATGAGTGAGGACCGCAGCAGCTTACGTACGACGCTGCTTCCCCATCTTCTTGATGCGCTGAGCCATAATAAAAACCGAAGCCTCTATAACGTTTCCCTTTATGAAATCGGTTCTGTCTTTCATACGGAAGAACAGGAAGTAACGGTTCAGCCGCAGGAAAAAACGCATGCTGCCGGCGTTTTTATGGGTCTCTGGGAAGAGCATGCCTGGCAGGGTGAGAAAAAAGCTTCCGACTTTTTCGTAGCTAAAGGAGTAGTGGAAGGTCTGCTTGCCGAGCTGAATGTCGAAGCTGCGTTTGTTAAGGCAGAAAAACCGGGACTTCATCCGGGAAGAACTGCTGCGGTTATTATTCAAGGGGAAACCATTGGTTATATCGGACAGCTGCATCCGCATACAGCAAAGCAGTGGTCTCTGCCGAAAACGTTTGTTTTCGAACTGAACCTCATGCCGCTTCTTGACAGGAAGGAAGAGGTAGTACGCTATCAGCCTATTCCGCGCTATCCGGCTGTTGACCGTGACATTGCGCTCGTTGTCGATCAGGAAGTGAGTGCTTCGAAGCTGGAGGAAGTTATTAAGGAAACCGGAGGAAGACTTCTCGTACGTACGAAGCTGTTTGATCTGTATGAAGGAGAAAACGTGCTTCCGGGCAAGAAGTCACTGGCTTTTTCTCTTCGCTACCTGGATCCTGAAAAAACACTGACAGAAGAAGAAGTAGCCGTAGTTCATCAAAAGGTGCTCGATGCACTGGAAGAAAAAACAGGGGCTGTTCTTCGGGCGTAG
- a CDS encoding CvpA family protein yields MILSLFLILMLIVSLMTGFRRGFVLQAVHIVGLIISFMAAWLYYEAFAELIRLWVPFLQLPEESPWPLLNDALGGEMVYYNGIAFVLIFIVVKIITQIIGSMLDFIGNLPILNVFNSWLGAALGFIEGLVIMAILLHLAALIQVEFVQQLLHSSSIAQWIFNYTPIVSNELRELWIEGTRE; encoded by the coding sequence ATGATACTGAGTTTATTTTTAATTTTAATGCTTATAGTTAGTTTGATGACGGGCTTTCGCCGCGGTTTTGTTCTCCAGGCAGTACATATTGTCGGTCTTATTATTTCTTTTATGGCAGCCTGGCTTTACTACGAAGCGTTTGCAGAATTAATCCGTCTCTGGGTGCCATTTTTACAGCTCCCGGAAGAATCCCCGTGGCCGCTTCTTAATGACGCGCTCGGAGGCGAAATGGTCTATTATAATGGAATTGCTTTTGTCCTTATTTTTATCGTGGTCAAAATCATTACCCAGATTATCGGCTCCATGCTGGATTTCATCGGCAACCTGCCTATCCTTAACGTGTTCAACAGCTGGCTTGGTGCCGCGCTTGGATTTATTGAAGGCCTGGTTATCATGGCAATTCTTCTTCATCTGGCTGCCCTTATTCAGGTTGAATTTGTCCAGCAGCTGCTGCACAGTTCATCGATTGCTCAATGGATATTCAACTATACGCCGATCGTATCAAATGAATTACGTGAGCTCTGGATAGAAGGTACGAGAGAATAG
- the polX gene encoding DNA polymerase/3'-5' exonuclease PolX, translating into MPMNKKEVLQTMETIAVYLEIKGENAFRVSAYRKAAQALEKDERSLEQIEDPASLSGIGKGTAAIIEDLRQTGTTELLEELQQEVPEGLIPLLKLPGLGGKKIGRLYKELGVTNAEQLKQACEDHKIQDLSGFGKKSEDKILEAVNDMGKRPERLPLASVYPAVEDLGQKLENIKEIKRWELAGSFRRGRETVKDLDFIVATEKPAEVKESILAFSGIEAVIGRGDTKISLEFRYGDDIIPVDFRLIEDRSFASTLHHFTGSKDHNVLMRQRAKERGEKISEYGVEVEETGEKIYFNSESEFFSHYGLPFIPPEVREGAWELEETFEDLLSFEDIRGDLHMHTTWSDGAQSLEEMMDRCADKGYTFMAVTDHSQYLKVANGLTVERLKRQHEEIRTLQKEKGIRVFTGIEMDILPDGTLDYEDEVLEGIDFVIASIHSSFQQDEETIMKRLINACRNPHVNMIAHPTGRLIGRRSGYAVNMEKLIETAAETNTILELNANPNRLDLSAENLKKAQAAGVKVAINTDAHHYDMLEDMITGVKTARRAGLKRHNVVNTWTISELKSFLHLSDSTT; encoded by the coding sequence ATCCCGATGAATAAAAAAGAAGTACTGCAGACGATGGAAACGATCGCTGTTTATTTAGAAATAAAAGGAGAAAACGCCTTCCGTGTTTCTGCATACAGAAAAGCAGCCCAGGCACTGGAAAAAGATGAACGCAGTCTGGAACAAATTGAAGACCCCGCTTCATTATCCGGCATCGGTAAAGGGACAGCGGCTATTATAGAAGACCTTCGCCAAACCGGAACGACAGAGCTTCTGGAAGAGCTTCAGCAGGAAGTGCCGGAAGGGCTCATCCCGCTCCTAAAGCTTCCGGGTCTTGGAGGCAAAAAAATCGGCAGGCTTTATAAGGAACTTGGCGTAACGAATGCAGAACAACTGAAACAGGCGTGTGAAGACCATAAAATTCAGGATCTTTCAGGCTTCGGAAAGAAATCCGAGGATAAAATTCTCGAAGCAGTTAACGATATGGGAAAACGACCGGAAAGACTGCCGCTGGCCTCTGTTTATCCAGCAGTGGAAGATCTCGGTCAGAAGCTCGAAAATATAAAGGAAATCAAACGCTGGGAACTTGCCGGGAGTTTTCGCCGCGGCCGGGAGACAGTGAAGGATCTTGATTTTATCGTGGCTACGGAAAAGCCGGCAGAAGTAAAAGAAAGTATTCTGGCCTTTTCGGGAATTGAAGCGGTTATTGGCCGCGGGGATACAAAAATCTCCCTCGAATTTCGATACGGGGACGACATTATCCCCGTCGATTTCAGGCTGATCGAAGACCGTTCCTTTGCCTCCACCCTGCACCATTTTACTGGATCCAAGGATCATAACGTCCTGATGCGGCAGCGGGCGAAAGAAAGAGGAGAAAAAATAAGCGAATACGGGGTGGAAGTGGAGGAGACGGGAGAAAAAATTTATTTCAACTCAGAATCGGAATTTTTCTCTCATTACGGCCTGCCTTTCATTCCTCCGGAAGTAAGAGAAGGAGCATGGGAGCTTGAAGAAACATTTGAGGATCTGCTCTCTTTTGAAGATATCCGCGGCGACCTTCATATGCATACGACGTGGAGTGACGGAGCCCAGTCCCTGGAAGAAATGATGGACCGATGTGCAGACAAAGGGTATACCTTTATGGCGGTTACGGACCATTCCCAGTATTTAAAGGTGGCGAACGGCCTGACCGTTGAGCGTTTGAAACGCCAGCACGAGGAGATACGTACACTTCAGAAGGAAAAAGGTATCCGCGTATTCACCGGTATCGAAATGGATATTCTTCCGGACGGGACGCTCGACTATGAAGATGAAGTACTGGAAGGGATCGATTTTGTTATCGCATCGATTCACTCCTCTTTTCAGCAGGATGAAGAAACGATTATGAAGCGTCTTATCAATGCGTGCCGCAATCCTCATGTCAATATGATTGCTCATCCGACAGGAAGGCTTATCGGCAGGCGCAGCGGTTATGCCGTCAACATGGAAAAACTGATAGAAACGGCGGCGGAAACAAACACTATTCTTGAATTGAACGCCAACCCGAACCGGCTTGATCTCTCTGCGGAGAATTTGAAAAAAGCACAGGCGGCCGGTGTGAAAGTGGCTATTAATACGGACGCGCATCACTATGATATGCTTGAGGATATGATAACAGGAGTAAAAACGGCCCGCCGTGCCGGATTAAAGCGGCATAATGTTGTAAATACATGGACGATATCCGAATTGAAGAGCTTTTTACATCTCTCAGATTCGACGACGTAA
- a CDS encoding cell division protein ZapA → MSREGRKIRTVVTIAKNTYTVVGEDSERHVHEAAELVDKNIREIKSRNPYLSSSQLAVLAALNISNDYLTLQKKVQEEKNQKEE, encoded by the coding sequence GTGAGCCGGGAAGGAAGAAAAATCCGCACAGTGGTTACAATAGCTAAAAATACGTATACAGTCGTCGGCGAAGACAGCGAACGTCACGTTCATGAGGCTGCAGAGCTGGTCGATAAAAATATCCGTGAAATAAAATCACGAAATCCGTACCTTTCTTCTTCCCAGCTTGCTGTACTTGCCGCTCTTAATATCAGCAATGACTATCTCACACTGCAGAAAAAAGTGCAGGAGGAAAAAAACCAGAAAGAGGAATGA
- the rnhC gene encoding ribonuclease HIII, which produces MSQQVIKAGPQQLEKIKNYYKKGAVSKLPPGAVFAAKTDGCHITAYKSGKVLFQGAASYQEASRWGGTGSGSGKGKSKTSVDQHKYAPPKDISQSQLIGSDETGTGDYFGPMTVVAAHLSTAQLLEAESLGLRDSKTITDPDIKRIAPKLLKLCTYSLTVLRNEKYNKLQAEGMNQGQMKAMLHHEAIKNVIGKLRDQGDAFDGVLIDQFVKPESYFAYLAKSGKKWPSEIPIYFATKAESLHPSVAAGSILARYAFLQEMDKLSASLGVPIPKGAGPRVDEAAGEIYRSHGREALYRSVKWHFSNTQRAAK; this is translated from the coding sequence ATGAGCCAGCAGGTAATTAAAGCAGGACCGCAGCAGTTGGAAAAGATCAAAAACTACTATAAAAAAGGCGCCGTAAGCAAGCTGCCGCCGGGCGCTGTATTTGCGGCAAAAACCGACGGCTGCCACATAACGGCTTATAAATCAGGGAAAGTTTTATTCCAGGGAGCTGCCAGTTACCAGGAAGCTTCCCGCTGGGGCGGCACGGGCTCCGGGTCAGGTAAAGGAAAATCGAAGACTTCCGTGGATCAGCATAAATATGCTCCACCGAAAGACATCAGCCAGTCGCAGCTGATCGGCAGCGATGAAACAGGAACAGGCGATTACTTCGGCCCGATGACCGTCGTCGCAGCCCATTTATCCACCGCCCAGCTGCTCGAAGCAGAATCACTCGGTCTCCGGGACTCAAAAACGATTACCGACCCTGATATTAAACGAATTGCCCCGAAGCTGTTAAAACTCTGCACGTACAGTTTAACGGTGCTGCGCAACGAAAAATATAATAAACTCCAGGCGGAAGGAATGAATCAGGGGCAGATGAAAGCGATGCTTCATCATGAAGCAATTAAGAATGTCATCGGGAAACTTCGTGATCAGGGAGATGCTTTTGACGGGGTATTAATCGATCAGTTCGTCAAACCGGAAAGCTATTTTGCCTACCTCGCCAAGAGCGGTAAAAAATGGCCGTCCGAGATTCCTATTTACTTTGCTACGAAAGCAGAAAGTCTGCACCCTTCTGTAGCCGCCGGCTCCATTCTCGCCCGCTACGCCTTTCTTCAGGAAATGGATAAGTTAAGTGCATCCCTTGGCGTTCCTATTCCAAAAGGTGCCGGTCCGCGAGTCGATGAAGCGGCCGGGGAAATTTACCGCAGCCACGGCAGAGAAGCCCTTTACCGTTCCGTAAAATGGCACTTCTCCAACACGCAGCGGGCTGCGAAGTAG